One Candidatus Nitrososphaera evergladensis SR1 genomic window carries:
- a CDS encoding GTP cyclohydrolase IIa — MIQLTIIRIEGYGPWTLTLGYDREAQLQMLQARIYHDVQRLFHEKDCLVYFNRFDEYFAITNGVSVEQHAEIAHALAILYTDLKMSMAIGTGKTALEASMNAYNARKENRLADEKARIFFSGPATTTTSETSAQIMHIDVDSSTKLTGRLSPYEVTALVMKLYGRLAEEFLKLDALTFFLGGDNFMVISNGVTGAQADKVITKVTADLGVKLNCGIGIGKNGRRAAEAATKALDTIRDMREEGKIQTIYEIRC, encoded by the coding sequence ATGATTCAGCTTACAATCATTAGAATTGAGGGCTACGGCCCCTGGACGCTCACGCTCGGCTACGACAGGGAGGCGCAGCTGCAGATGCTGCAGGCAAGAATCTACCACGACGTGCAGCGCCTCTTCCACGAAAAGGACTGCCTCGTCTATTTCAACCGCTTTGACGAGTATTTTGCAATCACAAACGGCGTCTCGGTCGAGCAGCACGCGGAAATCGCGCACGCGCTTGCAATCCTCTACACGGACCTGAAGATGTCGATGGCAATTGGCACCGGCAAGACCGCGCTTGAGGCCAGCATGAACGCATACAACGCAAGAAAGGAAAACAGGCTTGCCGATGAAAAGGCGAGGATATTTTTTTCCGGCCCTGCCACCACTACAACCAGCGAAACATCGGCGCAGATAATGCACATCGATGTCGACAGCTCGACAAAGCTGACTGGCAGGCTGTCGCCGTACGAGGTAACAGCTCTTGTAATGAAGCTGTACGGCAGGCTGGCAGAAGAGTTCTTGAAACTTGACGCGCTGACGTTCTTTCTAGGCGGCGACAACTTTATGGTAATCTCTAACGGCGTGACGGGGGCGCAGGCAGACAAGGTGATAACGAAGGTAACGGCAGACCTAGGAGTCAAGCTCAACTGCGGAATCGGCATCGGCAAAAACGGCCGACGAGCGGCAGAAGCAGCCACAAAGGCCCTTGACACGATCCGCGACATGCGCGAAGAAGGCAAGATTCAGACAATCTATGAAATACGATGCTAG
- the ribH gene encoding 6,7-dimethyl-8-ribityllumazine synthase, translating into MQLAIVVSEFNSKITLHMLEKAKEQAKRLGAQVSFVVYVPGAFDMPLAVEKLLKKRGVDAVVTLGAVIKGDTRHDDIVAENASRLIADLSLKYAKPVALGITGPGMTAEQARERQDIVPARAVNAAVNMALRLAKLEKTVGRKTVVIDDSAYNH; encoded by the coding sequence TTGCAATAGTAGTATCCGAGTTCAACAGCAAGATAACGCTCCACATGCTGGAAAAGGCAAAAGAGCAGGCCAAGAGGCTTGGCGCCCAGGTTTCTTTTGTCGTGTACGTGCCCGGCGCCTTTGACATGCCGCTTGCAGTTGAAAAACTGCTGAAAAAGCGCGGCGTCGATGCAGTCGTCACGCTAGGCGCCGTGATAAAGGGCGACACGCGCCACGACGACATTGTCGCGGAAAACGCGTCGCGCCTCATTGCAGACCTTTCATTAAAGTACGCCAAGCCGGTCGCGCTCGGGATAACCGGCCCCGGCATGACTGCCGAGCAGGCAAGGGAACGGCAAGACATTGTGCCTGCGCGTGCGGTGAACGCGGCAGTCAACATGGCGCTGCGGCTTGCAAAGCTAGAAAAAACAGTGGGCAGGAAAACTGTGGTAATCGATGATTCAGCTTACAATCATTAG